A segment of the Anthonomus grandis grandis chromosome 11, icAntGran1.3, whole genome shotgun sequence genome:
ttttcCTAATTATAGTTTTCCTACAATCGATCGATGCGGTTTCTggaaactcaccctgtatattcttatttattataagagaTATCCAGAGATAAATTATAAAAgagactaaaaaaatttttaaactgtcttgttattatttaaacttattcgaattcaaaattgacaattttaaaCGTAAAATATGTTGAGGATTATCtatgaaaaacatcatttgaaagATGAAAGCACCTTTAAAAGAATGATTCATCcgactaaattaaatttttaagggtattTATCATTCCAGGCGTAGGTGTTATAGATtcataaataagtaatttttttaacagttttcagAGAAAGTAAAGATTTAGAGGGGTATTCGCCGGTGCCGTATACTTAAAGAGTGCCAAAACATCTGCTATTCCAAAACATAAAgaagagaaaaattaaaggaaCAAGGAGAAGAACATCTGGGGTCCAGAATTTAAGAGAAGTGGTGAAGTGGTTTGGAACAATTCATCAAATCAATTGTTTAGAACAGCTGTCAATGAAGTGAGAATTGCCCTTTTGATTTCTACTCTCCAACAAGGAGATGAAACGTGAAGAATATTGTTTTGtccttgaaaataaaaaattgacggGTATGAGAGGATGgtgtttttattcatttttaattaaatacctgTAAAATCCAAGGAATGTTTTCGCTGCGCCACCTTGTATAAGGGAGTATGTGAAAACAAATTGTTCGTTTAGACCTCTGTATAGGTGTCTCCTATATACTATTAgactgttatttaaattttagaaaatgtcactcttatttttttacttattattttctattataatttgtaaaatgatatcaattttaattcatttctaTTATCATAACTCTTAAACTCACCTGaaaaattacacataaaaatccaataatagctccattaattaaaattgttttaacatattttataagcGGTAACTTGCAACCTTCCTTATAGGTAGTTCCTTGTGAAGAATTTTGCGAAATTATAAAACAAGATGCAGGATATGCATCAGTTTTATTATAGTCTCCTAATCCATTTATCCCACAGCAatgaagctaaaataaaaattatataaaaaaagttttgacagCGGTGGGATTCGAACCCACGCCCTTTCGGACTGGTGCCTAAAACCAGCGCCTTAGACCGCTCGGCCACGCTGCCTTATGATTCGAAGTTTGAATACGTTGTTTTTATACGTACTTGGGTTTGTAATTTATTCCaatcttttttataataattcattgtGATGAGCTCATCAAATGACTGGGTCATTAAGTCAATTGATCCCACTTCAATTTCGTCCCATAAAATAATCGACCATACGCCAACAGCGAACTCGCATGCCAATAAAATTAGTATCAATATTATAAACTGAAAAGTGAATGATTTTATGTAGATGTTGTATGGTAAGTATAATGTGAATTATACacattgtaaattatatttatctaCAGGGTCACCCAGAATATGCGGGCAATTTTCCGGATTTGTATACCTTGCAagataagaaaagaaaaattttaataaaatctattccCACTGCTTCTTTTTCCCCGCTTATACGCATTTAGAAGACACCTCTcgaaaaaatcatgttttttacgataattttaaatatcacaaAAGGAAAGGATAGGTTAATCGGAATAGCGGAATATTCCGTGAGTtggaaagaaagaaaatataagGATGGTATTTGCCGGCAGTATATCTACTTATTGACTTCTTTAAGGCTAAGCAACCTTAGCAACCAAAACAACATCAGATCCCtaggttaaaaaattaaaattgatatgGATGTCTGAAAAACTAGGAAATACCAAGTAGGCTAAtttacatacaaaaatataaagtaaaccgaaaaaaaactcttttgcTATCATTGATATTATACGGGCATCCCGTATATCTTACTCTAAAAGGAAAAAGTCTCCCTAAAGGAAGAATACCTACTTTTGTGACTACATCACGTAGAAGTGAGCCTATTGATATTACAATGTGTACTTCGTATACAGGTAACTTTATTTACGACTAACATGTTTAAGCCATAAATACATCTTGAACATTACCACATAGTCGTTGAACATTATTAGTATTAGCCGGGAAACAACAACTTATCGAAATGCTAGAAGtccatagagaaatgaatattaaatacttttaattactctatgtaGAAGTCGTTCTAAAATTTGGATTGGCGGGGAGAGAGGTCTATAACGCAGAACTTGTGCGGGATGGGCGAAAGTAGCGAAAACGGCTTCTTGGACGAAGTACTATAAGGAACATATATACATTTACAGGAGGAGAAACTGATCGATTTTTATCGGGTTCATTTTCCTGGAAATACCTTAATAGGCCAAATACCTGGACAAGAGGCCATCTTAGAACGAGCTCCATAAAAGTCATCGGGAAAACTTGCCAGTtggaagaaaaacagaaaatagcTTTTTATCAAATACCGAAGATTAGACACACAAAATTAAGACATATCTCTCTCTATAGCTTCATTTTAAGGATGCTTATCAACTGATGcttatcattaaaaattcacCAAAATAAATAACGCATTTAAAAAGTGATGATttaaaacgtgattttttaGCGTCGTTTAATAGTTAGTAGATGTTCAAAATAGCTTCGTACGAAGGGGctgtaggatttttttttaatataacttcattgcatttcttttcttaaaagCTATCTAAATCCGGTTTATATTGTGGAACATATCGCATATAGAAATagcaaataaattgttttaaatgtttcgtcagatgaaaataataattttttagcctATAGAATTTAGTTTAGTAtagtattttttctatatataataACATTAAGCAGCTGTTATTAAtgctttaaatattacaaaaattatgttgAAGTAATGAAAAATACTGCATTCTTCTACTACTAGTAAATATAGTTCTTTGCtggctatttaaaaataaaaaatatttgttttattggaTTATTCAAGATATAATGTCAAAAGCAATCAAAGTTTAATATCCTGCTTcgcaagtttttttaaatttcgtattATGAACCGAAACCTGTTTAACCCTGTTTAAATCCTTAATATGATATTTGtttcgctttttttttaaagaaaaaagcctAGTCAGATATTGATACATTTTTCATTTCTGTTACTAATATTGGTACACAATCTGATGAGATAGTATTGACCCTAACAAATGTTGTGCCTGCCTTGACCCAGACGTATGCCTAGGTAGGagaaatttacaattttaaaatagttgaaTTCCCGAGTAAAGGTACATACTGAAGTGGACTCGAGATTaaatgattaatatttaaattaaatgtactttttaagaatattgttAAGagttacgatttttttaaagaagtaaattttgtttttttagatattcaAATAAGAACAAAGCGGTTTGCTGTTCTCCGGTATTTTGCTTCTTAGGGGTTTAGTAATATTTGCCAAATAGGAATTAAATACGTTTTCCATATTGTTGTATCTGCTAagaagtgttttttaatttaaaattgaaattatatctTGTTTATAGAATGTTTAATTACAAGTTCAATTTGAATTACCACAATTATTTAAGATATGTACTTAATTGTTCTTTCAATTAAATGGccataagttttaaaattatatgtttgaTTAAATGTGGCGATGTAATATATCTCAGCAATGACTAACCGAAAAGTTTTGATAAAACGGTTAATACAAGTTGCCAAAAGAAAATgatggaaataattttaaagttcatatttCATCGCTGGAAAATTATTCGAAAATGGTGATGAATTGGAccttacattaaataaacttttttttatcagaaattaaattttaatttcaagttttaaaattgctaatttgttttctaaataatttatttgcatttctATAAGATTTCACTGGGATATATTGCGTGGCTCATTAATGTATGTAAAACTGgcctatataaataaaaataaatttattcttacCAAAATTATATGGAAGTTGTGCTCCCTAGAGGGTCCTTTAATGCCCAGCCATGTTACAAGCAAGTGCGCtattcctaataaaaatatcacaaaaaatggACCGACGCTGCCTGATGGTATAAATGTATAGTggtagaatattttaaaaagtaaataagatGCGACGCCTATTAGTATTAACCCTGAAAACTGTagtatattatgtattattttatacCTGTATTAACGTCCTAATTAatggataataataatatttaatttta
Coding sequences within it:
- the LOC126742004 gene encoding leukocyte surface antigen CD53-like isoform X2: MASLKFKEACCLAFSGLLFFSGLILIGVASYLLFKIFYHYTFIPSGSVGPFFVIFLLGIAHLLVTWLGIKGPSREHNFHIILFIILILILLACEFAVGVWSIILWDEIEVGSIDLMTQSFDELITMNYYKKDWNKLQTQLHCCGINGLGDYNKTDAYPASCFIISQNSSQGTTYKEGCKLPLIKYVKTILINGAIIGFLCVIFQKSPKRKSRKNGSANSDATGNGYRKCRQYDSKQYSSCFFCPTISKRIDSG
- the LOC126742004 gene encoding leukocyte surface antigen CD53-like isoform X1, whose protein sequence is MASLKFKEACCLAFSGLLFFSGLILIGVASYLLFKIFYHYTFIPSGSVGPFFVIFLLGIAHLLVTWLGIKGPSREHNFHIILFIILILILLACEFAVGVWSIILWDEIEVGSIDLMTQSFDELITMNYYKKDWNKLQTQLHCCGINGLGDYNKTDAYPASCFIISQNSSQGTTYKEGCKLPLIKYVKTILINGAIIGFLCVIFQGLGIFTFFTFFRSLRKERAERMARRIAMQREMAIANAGNMTQSSTPAVSSAPPSQNGSIQVDHPFTQRASSSPPATPPISVQS